From a region of the Nitrospira sp. genome:
- a CDS encoding carboxypeptidase regulatory-like domain-containing protein, whose protein sequence is MKQAIQVGLWTVGCLSAMLTLGLRADAGAYESGTVTEAATVRGKVMFAGTVPPPKEFELRRYADEVFCGALSDGKGRRFLKEVNIGGEGGLKDVVVIVEGIERGKPFTFTDAQMEANICQFLPFVTVVSDKRQVTVTNRDPVAHDIQGYAYDQAGVDIVLHRPALQASGTTDVVQLVKGRKVFTMQCGRHPYMQNWGYAIDNPYYAVTDLEGSFAIGDLPAGTYRIKAWHPILGMQEREITVKPNETVSLDLLFENK, encoded by the coding sequence ATGAAACAAGCGATACAGGTAGGACTGTGGACCGTGGGTTGTCTGTCGGCCATGTTGACCTTGGGGCTCCGTGCGGATGCCGGAGCCTATGAGTCAGGAACCGTAACCGAGGCTGCGACGGTACGCGGCAAGGTGATGTTTGCGGGAACGGTTCCGCCTCCGAAAGAATTTGAGTTGCGGCGCTATGCCGATGAAGTGTTCTGCGGAGCGCTCTCGGACGGAAAGGGGCGCCGATTCTTGAAGGAGGTCAATATTGGAGGAGAAGGCGGACTCAAGGATGTGGTCGTGATCGTGGAGGGAATCGAGAGAGGGAAGCCGTTCACCTTCACGGATGCCCAGATGGAAGCGAACATTTGTCAGTTCCTCCCATTCGTGACCGTGGTCAGCGATAAGCGCCAAGTCACCGTCACCAATCGGGATCCGGTTGCCCACGATATTCAAGGCTACGCCTATGACCAGGCTGGAGTGGATATCGTCCTCCATCGGCCGGCGCTGCAAGCCAGCGGGACTACGGATGTGGTTCAGTTAGTGAAGGGACGAAAGGTCTTCACCATGCAGTGCGGGCGGCATCCCTACATGCAGAATTGGGGATATGCCATCGACAATCCCTATTATGCGGTGACGGATCTCGAGGGCTCATTCGCCATTGGAGATCTCCCGGCCGGCACCTACCGCATCAAGGCTTGGCACCCTATTTTGGGAATGCAAGAGCGGGAGATCACCGTGAAACCGAATGAGACGGTCTCCCTCGACCTGCTGTTTGAAAACAAGTAA
- a CDS encoding NAD(P)/FAD-dependent oxidoreductase: MYAALAFEQALARGAAVDVTLVNHDNFFLFTPMLHEVAASDLDITNIVSPIRKLLRRVTFFHGEIEAIDLVQKRVGLSHGHEQHCHSLPYDHLVLALGSTTNFFNIPGVASRAFTMKSLSDAIVLRNHLIANLEEADFECGGGFRAPLLNFVVAGGGFAGVETIAAMNDFLREAVRFFPHLRGDMLRLILVSAGPVILPELGEKLGTYAQRKLGEQQVEIHANCKVTAVTDRDVMLSDGTTVTTNTLVWTAGITPHALLATLPCPKTKGRVLVNEYLEVAGWPGVWALGDCALVPDGQTGAFHPPTAQHALREGRVAARNILATVRGAPMKPFRYATLGLLAPIGKRTGVANILGVNFSGFFAWWLWRTIYLLKLPRLEKKLLVALDWTLDVLFSKDLVHFRTTRPRTPPPAPDEFEKPA, encoded by the coding sequence ATGTATGCGGCGTTGGCCTTCGAACAGGCGCTGGCGCGCGGCGCGGCCGTCGACGTCACGCTCGTCAACCACGATAACTTTTTCCTCTTCACCCCGATGCTGCACGAGGTCGCCGCGAGCGACCTGGACATCACCAATATCGTCAGCCCGATCCGCAAGCTGCTGCGTCGGGTGACGTTCTTTCATGGCGAGATCGAGGCCATCGATCTCGTGCAGAAACGCGTCGGCCTGTCGCATGGGCACGAGCAGCATTGCCACTCGCTGCCCTATGACCACCTCGTGCTGGCCCTCGGCTCCACCACGAATTTCTTCAACATTCCCGGGGTGGCCAGCCGGGCGTTCACGATGAAGTCCCTGAGTGACGCGATTGTGCTCCGCAACCATCTCATTGCCAATCTGGAGGAAGCGGACTTTGAGTGTGGGGGGGGCTTCCGGGCGCCGCTGCTGAACTTCGTCGTGGCCGGCGGCGGGTTTGCGGGGGTCGAAACCATTGCGGCCATGAATGACTTTTTGCGGGAGGCGGTGCGGTTCTTTCCACATCTTCGGGGCGACATGCTGCGGCTCATCCTGGTCAGTGCGGGGCCGGTGATCTTACCGGAACTCGGGGAGAAGCTCGGCACGTACGCTCAGCGCAAGCTTGGGGAGCAGCAGGTGGAAATCCATGCGAACTGTAAAGTCACCGCCGTGACGGATCGCGACGTCATGCTCAGCGATGGGACCACCGTGACGACCAATACGCTGGTCTGGACCGCCGGCATTACCCCGCATGCCCTCTTGGCCACCCTGCCGTGCCCGAAAACGAAGGGCCGGGTCCTCGTCAATGAGTATCTCGAAGTGGCGGGGTGGCCGGGCGTGTGGGCGTTGGGGGACTGTGCGCTCGTGCCGGATGGCCAGACGGGCGCCTTCCATCCGCCCACCGCGCAACATGCGTTGCGGGAAGGGCGGGTGGCGGCGCGGAATATCCTCGCCACCGTGCGCGGTGCCCCGATGAAACCCTTCCGCTACGCGACGCTCGGGCTGCTGGCGCCCATCGGGAAACGGACCGGGGTCGCCAACATTCTCGGGGTGAACTTCTCCGGCTTCTTCGCCTGGTGGCTCTGGCGCACCATTTATTTGCTGAAACTCCCGCGCTTGGAGAAGAAACTCCTCGTGGCCTTGGACTGGACCTTAGATGTGCTGTTCTCGAAGGACCTCGTCCACTTTCGCACCACCCGCCCCCGGACGCCCCCCCCCGCACCCGATGAATTCGAAAAACCGGCCTGA